In Belonocnema kinseyi isolate 2016_QV_RU_SX_M_011 chromosome 4, B_treatae_v1, whole genome shotgun sequence, a single window of DNA contains:
- the LOC117171516 gene encoding ankyrin repeat domain-containing protein 54-like isoform X2, translating into MTSVDSGVETGNDSNDSLVAQHENIPAGQASGSTSTFMSTSGSQMEGEENENDTISIKVPVSKPLLLPIASICPGLENCNTSTNSGPHNFGAGTSGPLALCPSSVQVLQFRIPPMYSNGQFLSTMEILKSRTCFKPKMKCNHIVRRPQRCITWKEFQGPLNERKMRLAAATNNIEMMRRLLNSGVSPNNKDEQGRSPLHLASCRGYAEMVRLLLEHGADPNQRDCIGNTPLHLAAVTSKISVVTLLLMAGTDVLSSDQHGHNPLQIAQTKLRLLQNYIGSDMIKVKEEVHNIVAMLLAYLEKQKNVQEQVESLSSFCSRLSLSNTSDQIQDDVRDLLANLDSLSLTS; encoded by the exons ATGACGTCTGTAGATTCGGGAGTAGAGACTGGAAATGATTCCAATGACAGTTTAGTCGCCCAACATGAAAATATTCCCGCAGGCCAAGCAAGCGGCAGTACTTCGACCTTCATGTCAACATCAGGAAGTCAAATGGAAGGCGAGGAAAACGAAAATGATACGATTTCGATTAAAGTTCCCGTAAGCAAGCCACTGCTTCTGCCTATTGCATCGATTTGTCCCGGCCTCGAAAACTGCAACACTTCCACGAACAGTGGCCCACATAATTTTGGAGCTGGGACCTCTGGTCCTTTGGCCTTGTGTCCGAGTTCTGTTCAG gtccTGCAGTTTCGCATTCCTCCAATGTACTCAAATGGGCAATTTTTGTCAACCATGGAAATTCTAAAATCAA GGACttgttttaagccaaaaatgaagTGTAACCATATAGTTCGAAGACCGCAGCGTTGCATTACGTGGAAAGAATTCCAAGGGCCACTCAACGAACGCAAAATGCGTCTTGCTGCTGCTACGAACAATATAGAGATGATGCGACGTCTTTTAAACAGTGGAGTCTCTCCCAACAACAAAGACGAACAAGGAAGATCTCCTTTGCATTTGGCATCCTGCAG GGGATACGCTGAAATGGTTCGACTGCTGTTGGAACACGGTGCAGATCCTAACCAGCGAGACTGCATAGGCAACACCCCGTTGCATTTAGCAGCAGTTACGAGTAAAATATCAGTAGTAACTCTCCTTTTAATGGCAGGAACAGACGTACTTTCTTCCGATCAACACGGTCACAATCCTTTGCAAATCGCTCAAACGAAGCTGAGACTCTTGCAGAATTACATAGGGTCCGACATGATTAAAGTTAAGGAAGAGGTGCACAATATAGTCGCCATGCTCTTGGCTTATCtcgagaaacagaaaaatgtACAAGAACAGGTCGAAAGTCTGAGCTCCTTTTGTTCTCGCCTTTCTCTTTCGAACACGTCCGACCAAATTCAGGACGATGTGAGAGACTTATTGGCGAACTTAGACTCTCTGAGCTTGACGAGCTAA
- the LOC117171516 gene encoding uncharacterized protein LOC117171516 isoform X1, whose product MTSVDSGVETGNDSNDSLVAQHENIPAGQASGSTSTFMSTSGSQMEGEENENDTISIKVPVSKPLLLPIASICPGLENCNTSTNSGPHNFGAGTSGPLALCPSSVQVLQFRIPPMYSNGQFLSTMEILKSICKRYPFSDSETSSRQGTCFKPKMKCNHIVRRPQRCITWKEFQGPLNERKMRLAAATNNIEMMRRLLNSGVSPNNKDEQGRSPLHLASCRGYAEMVRLLLEHGADPNQRDCIGNTPLHLAAVTSKISVVTLLLMAGTDVLSSDQHGHNPLQIAQTKLRLLQNYIGSDMIKVKEEVHNIVAMLLAYLEKQKNVQEQVESLSSFCSRLSLSNTSDQIQDDVRDLLANLDSLSLTS is encoded by the exons ATGACGTCTGTAGATTCGGGAGTAGAGACTGGAAATGATTCCAATGACAGTTTAGTCGCCCAACATGAAAATATTCCCGCAGGCCAAGCAAGCGGCAGTACTTCGACCTTCATGTCAACATCAGGAAGTCAAATGGAAGGCGAGGAAAACGAAAATGATACGATTTCGATTAAAGTTCCCGTAAGCAAGCCACTGCTTCTGCCTATTGCATCGATTTGTCCCGGCCTCGAAAACTGCAACACTTCCACGAACAGTGGCCCACATAATTTTGGAGCTGGGACCTCTGGTCCTTTGGCCTTGTGTCCGAGTTCTGTTCAG gtccTGCAGTTTCGCATTCCTCCAATGTACTCAAATGGGCAATTTTTGTCAACCATGGAAATTCTAAAATCAA TCTGCAAGAGATATCCATTTTCAGACAGCGAGACTAGTTCACGTCAAG GGACttgttttaagccaaaaatgaagTGTAACCATATAGTTCGAAGACCGCAGCGTTGCATTACGTGGAAAGAATTCCAAGGGCCACTCAACGAACGCAAAATGCGTCTTGCTGCTGCTACGAACAATATAGAGATGATGCGACGTCTTTTAAACAGTGGAGTCTCTCCCAACAACAAAGACGAACAAGGAAGATCTCCTTTGCATTTGGCATCCTGCAG GGGATACGCTGAAATGGTTCGACTGCTGTTGGAACACGGTGCAGATCCTAACCAGCGAGACTGCATAGGCAACACCCCGTTGCATTTAGCAGCAGTTACGAGTAAAATATCAGTAGTAACTCTCCTTTTAATGGCAGGAACAGACGTACTTTCTTCCGATCAACACGGTCACAATCCTTTGCAAATCGCTCAAACGAAGCTGAGACTCTTGCAGAATTACATAGGGTCCGACATGATTAAAGTTAAGGAAGAGGTGCACAATATAGTCGCCATGCTCTTGGCTTATCtcgagaaacagaaaaatgtACAAGAACAGGTCGAAAGTCTGAGCTCCTTTTGTTCTCGCCTTTCTCTTTCGAACACGTCCGACCAAATTCAGGACGATGTGAGAGACTTATTGGCGAACTTAGACTCTCTGAGCTTGACGAGCTAA